In Spirosoma aureum, a single genomic region encodes these proteins:
- a CDS encoding amidase yields the protein MQTSSTPVLAFDEYVKYDATALAELVRSGEVTPAELLETAIARAEEVNPQLNAIVTPLYEKGREMAAQLPESGPFRGVPFLLKDLEFDWAGTPMKLGSRGYQNFVSTIDSEVVRRLKEAGLVLFGKTNTPEFGLTPYTESQLYGPARNPWKPTHSPGGSSGGSAVAVAAGIVPAATASDGGGSIRIPASCCGLFGLKPSRGRVTMGPRFGELWNGAVIGHSVTRSVRDSAGLLDVVAGGPAYQPFAGDPYGITPPERPFLEEVGREPGPLRIAFSTQTLIASQPVDPECVKAVQEAARLLESLGHAVEEVPLPYEKTIITEAFFVNVLGETAATLRELGNYLGRPVRREDVELNTWAQARLAEGFTAADAAYQKRRWNTLNRSMGQLHETYDLLLTPTLPCPPIAIGTFQNTASEQRLLKLVDSLGALKYLNGSKTVEDLAERSLGYISFTVITNMTGQPSMSVPLHWSPDGLPIGVMFAAKLGDEATLFRLAGQLEQTRPWFMKRPGK from the coding sequence ATGCAAACCTCTTCAACTCCTGTTCTTGCCTTTGACGAGTACGTCAAATACGATGCGACAGCCCTTGCCGAACTCGTTCGTTCTGGCGAAGTGACGCCCGCTGAACTTCTCGAAACGGCTATTGCGCGTGCCGAAGAGGTTAATCCGCAACTTAACGCGATTGTCACTCCTTTATACGAGAAAGGGCGTGAAATGGCAGCACAATTGCCCGAATCGGGGCCGTTTCGAGGGGTGCCATTTTTGCTGAAAGATCTGGAATTCGATTGGGCCGGAACACCTATGAAGCTGGGGTCCAGAGGTTACCAGAATTTCGTGTCTACAATTGATAGCGAAGTAGTTCGGCGGCTAAAGGAAGCTGGTTTGGTTTTGTTCGGTAAAACCAATACGCCCGAATTTGGCCTGACACCCTACACCGAATCGCAATTATACGGCCCGGCCCGAAATCCGTGGAAACCGACACACTCGCCGGGCGGTTCGAGTGGTGGTTCGGCAGTGGCTGTAGCCGCTGGCATTGTACCGGCGGCTACGGCTTCTGATGGGGGCGGGTCAATCCGGATTCCTGCATCATGCTGTGGTTTGTTCGGCCTGAAACCTTCGCGAGGGCGCGTTACAATGGGGCCGCGCTTTGGAGAGCTATGGAATGGAGCCGTAATTGGACATTCAGTAACGCGTAGCGTTCGTGATAGTGCCGGATTGCTGGACGTTGTGGCTGGCGGGCCTGCGTATCAGCCGTTTGCGGGCGACCCGTATGGCATTACTCCACCCGAACGACCTTTCCTAGAAGAAGTAGGACGCGAGCCAGGGCCGCTTAGGATTGCCTTCTCGACGCAAACTCTGATTGCGTCGCAGCCAGTTGACCCTGAATGTGTAAAAGCTGTTCAGGAAGCAGCCCGATTGCTGGAAAGCCTGGGGCATGCAGTTGAAGAAGTACCCTTACCCTACGAAAAAACAATTATAACAGAGGCTTTTTTTGTGAACGTGCTGGGCGAAACCGCAGCTACGCTGCGCGAATTGGGAAACTACCTTGGCCGCCCGGTTCGACGCGAAGATGTTGAACTGAATACATGGGCGCAGGCCAGGCTGGCGGAAGGTTTCACGGCGGCTGATGCCGCTTACCAGAAACGGCGCTGGAATACCCTTAATCGCAGCATGGGGCAATTACACGAGACCTATGATCTATTGCTGACACCGACTTTGCCGTGTCCACCCATTGCGATCGGTACATTTCAGAACACCGCATCAGAGCAACGGTTACTCAAGCTGGTCGATTCGCTGGGTGCATTGAAATACCTGAATGGCAGCAAAACGGTTGAGGATCTGGCCGAGCGATCGTTAGGCTACATTTCGTTTACGGTTATAACAAACATGACAGGCCAGCCGTCAATGTCTGTGCCATTGCATTGGTCGCCAGATGGGTTGCCGATCGGTGTCATGTTTGCCGCCAAACTTGGTGACGAAGCTACTTTATTTCGATTAGCTGGTCAATTAGAGCAAACCAGGCCGTGGTTTATGAAACGACCGGGAAAATAA
- a CDS encoding acyltransferase family protein, giving the protein MSATNPSAVYFPGFNGVRFLAASSVVFHHIEQFKTIFGYTDTFTNTNEHPVVYQAGRLGVALFFVLSGFLITYLLLAEKQSSGRIHIGNFYVRRILRIWPLYFWIIGLSFFVFPHIPAFHIPGVSDYAYDHFWPKLAFFGIVMPNIALTLYHEMPLCSHTWSIGVEEQFYLIWPWLIGSLHPRRTLLVLASIALVLAGSFFWLRYGPGSTAPEAGTTMLMVSDFLAHFRIGTMAIGGIGAYLVFKKHPILNVLYSKPVQWVVYAVLATMLAMGVRIPGLNYEGYALFFAFLLMNLAANPNSVINLENPLCNFMGKISYGLYMYHPIAIVLCLYIIRQFLPYSLGFSILLYITSYALTTLLAWLSYEYFEKQFLKLKDRFAPGDKPVKREQLAVGSR; this is encoded by the coding sequence ATGTCGGCTACCAATCCTTCCGCCGTCTATTTCCCCGGATTTAACGGAGTTCGTTTTCTTGCAGCCTCGTCGGTGGTGTTTCACCACATCGAGCAGTTTAAAACGATTTTCGGCTATACCGATACGTTTACCAATACCAACGAGCACCCGGTTGTTTATCAGGCGGGTCGATTGGGAGTTGCTTTGTTCTTCGTATTGAGTGGGTTCCTGATCACCTACCTGCTTTTGGCAGAGAAGCAGTCATCGGGCCGAATACATATCGGCAATTTCTACGTCCGACGCATTTTGCGGATATGGCCGCTCTACTTCTGGATCATCGGGCTCAGCTTTTTTGTATTTCCGCATATTCCGGCCTTTCATATTCCCGGCGTATCCGACTATGCCTACGATCATTTCTGGCCAAAGCTGGCCTTTTTCGGGATCGTCATGCCCAATATTGCCCTGACACTCTATCACGAAATGCCTTTGTGTTCGCATACGTGGTCAATTGGTGTCGAGGAACAGTTCTATCTCATCTGGCCGTGGTTGATTGGTAGTCTTCACCCCCGCCGAACGCTACTGGTTCTGGCCAGTATTGCGCTGGTTTTGGCTGGTTCCTTCTTCTGGCTTCGCTACGGCCCTGGTTCAACGGCTCCGGAAGCGGGCACAACGATGCTTATGGTATCCGATTTCCTGGCTCACTTCCGCATCGGTACCATGGCAATTGGTGGCATTGGGGCTTATCTGGTTTTCAAAAAGCATCCTATTCTCAACGTCCTTTATAGCAAACCTGTCCAATGGGTGGTTTATGCCGTATTGGCAACGATGCTCGCCATGGGCGTTCGGATTCCGGGGCTGAATTATGAAGGTTACGCGCTGTTCTTCGCTTTTTTACTGATGAACCTGGCGGCTAATCCGAACTCTGTGATCAATCTGGAAAACCCGTTGTGCAATTTCATGGGCAAGATTTCGTACGGATTATACATGTACCACCCCATTGCAATTGTTCTATGCCTGTATATTATTCGCCAGTTTCTGCCGTATAGTCTTGGCTTTTCTATCCTTCTATACATAACCAGTTATGCTTTGACAACGCTGTTGGCCTGGCTCTCGTATGAATATTTTGAGAAGCAGTTCCTGAAACTGAAAGACCGTTTTGCTCCCGGCGATAAGCCGGTTAAGCGAGAGCAGTTGGCGGTTGGCAGTAGATAG
- the treF gene encoding alpha,alpha-trehalase TreF, giving the protein MANQPHLLSPDQLFGDLFRDVQLSHIFADSKTFVDCIPKLPPASLIELYHTEKTKPDFDLETFVRTNFVVPEKIASDYVSDTTIPTAEHINRLWDRLTRPTDEVIEGSSRVALPHPYVVPGGRFREIFYWDSYFTMLGLQESGRVDLIRDMIDNFAYLIDTFGFIPNGNRTYFLSRSQPPYFALMVHLLSEIDGKEILVKYQPQLQREYDFWMAGQWKFPGDDTIHQRLVKMGDYTYLNRYWDNTPTPRPEAYRQEIELTEEANSLGVIPEALYNHIRAACESGWDFSSRWFSDQKTMALIHTADVIPVDLNCLLYWLEVMLHDSALQMGSWKLAYDDFDPRLTDRRKAILSTFWNEETGFFHDYDAVTSQQTTALTLAGVFPLFFKLATPEQASRVHDRLKADFLQAGGWVTTFNHTGQQWDWPNGWAPLQWIVYRGLQNYGFVETAQEGRDRWLALNDKVFKTTGKMMEKYNVVDAAITTGGGEYPNQDGFGWTNGVYLRLLRDVNTI; this is encoded by the coding sequence TTGGCAAATCAACCGCATCTTCTGTCGCCCGATCAGCTTTTTGGTGATTTATTCCGCGACGTACAGCTAAGTCATATTTTTGCTGACTCCAAAACATTCGTCGATTGTATTCCCAAGTTGCCTCCTGCATCACTCATTGAATTATATCATACCGAAAAAACGAAGCCTGATTTCGATCTGGAAACGTTTGTGCGAACGAATTTCGTCGTCCCGGAAAAAATAGCCAGTGATTACGTCAGTGATACAACCATCCCGACGGCAGAACACATCAATCGCCTGTGGGATCGGCTCACACGCCCAACTGATGAAGTTATCGAAGGAAGCTCACGGGTAGCCTTGCCGCATCCCTATGTTGTGCCGGGTGGTCGATTCCGGGAAATTTTCTATTGGGATAGTTACTTCACCATGTTGGGTCTGCAAGAATCAGGGAGAGTCGACCTGATTCGGGATATGATTGATAATTTCGCCTACCTGATCGATACATTTGGCTTTATACCCAATGGAAACCGAACCTATTTTTTAAGCCGGTCGCAGCCCCCCTATTTCGCCCTGATGGTGCATTTACTGTCCGAAATTGACGGTAAAGAGATTCTGGTAAAATATCAACCGCAGTTGCAGCGGGAATATGATTTCTGGATGGCAGGTCAGTGGAAGTTTCCCGGTGATGATACCATCCATCAGCGGCTGGTTAAAATGGGCGACTATACCTATCTAAACCGTTACTGGGATAATACGCCCACTCCGCGCCCTGAAGCATACCGGCAGGAAATTGAACTGACCGAAGAAGCCAATTCGCTAGGCGTTATTCCGGAAGCGCTCTATAATCACATTCGGGCGGCCTGCGAATCGGGTTGGGATTTCAGCAGCCGATGGTTCTCCGACCAGAAAACAATGGCCCTGATCCATACCGCCGACGTGATTCCGGTCGATCTGAATTGCCTGCTGTATTGGCTTGAGGTGATGTTGCACGATTCTGCCCTACAGATGGGCTCCTGGAAACTAGCCTATGACGACTTTGACCCTCGGCTTACTGATCGCAGGAAAGCCATCCTGAGCACTTTCTGGAATGAAGAAACTGGATTTTTCCATGATTATGATGCCGTTACCAGTCAACAAACAACGGCCCTAACACTGGCCGGGGTTTTTCCGCTTTTCTTTAAACTCGCTACTCCTGAGCAGGCCAGCCGAGTTCATGACCGACTCAAAGCTGATTTTCTGCAGGCAGGTGGCTGGGTAACAACGTTCAATCATACAGGCCAGCAATGGGATTGGCCCAATGGCTGGGCTCCTCTGCAATGGATCGTTTATCGCGGCTTACAGAACTACGGGTTCGTAGAGACCGCACAGGAAGGGCGCGATCGCTGGCTTGCCCTGAACGATAAAGTTTTTAAGACAACGGGCAAGATGATGGAAAAATATAATGTGGTCGATGCAGCCATCACCACGGGCGGGGGCGAATACCCAAACCAGGATGGCTTCGGCTGGACCAATGGCGTGTATCTCAGGCTTTTAAGAGACGTCAATACGATTTAA
- a CDS encoding MFS transporter yields MNYWRIKLSLLLNYFVFAILLNSVGTVILQVQNNYGVSASSASVLEAFKDLTIAFVSFIIASYSTRIGYKRAMLIALGVVTLACLLMPQVPGFWTTKLLFAATGASFALIKVSIFATIGLITKDSNEHASFMNFLESFFMIGVLSGYFMFSAFVDDTNPQSTAWLSVYYMLAVISLIAFLLLLSTPVDESSVRHEASKSLADDLGDMFKLAITPVVLVFVMTAFIYVLMEQGIMSWLPTFNSKILKLPISLSIQMASILAASTAAGRFLAGLLLRRLSWYWLLIGCLVVAAGLVLLALPLASSVGDKAVTGWGDAPIAAFIFPMIGLLIAPIYPAINSAILSSLPLRQHGPMAGLIVIFSALGGTTGSIITGHVFEAYGGQTAFYFSLVPIGLLLVLLTIFRRMQARTGVADKLVDVSSGGH; encoded by the coding sequence ATGAACTATTGGCGCATCAAATTGTCCCTGCTGCTTAACTATTTTGTTTTTGCAATTCTGCTAAACAGCGTTGGAACCGTTATCCTGCAAGTACAGAACAATTATGGCGTATCGGCTTCCTCGGCTAGCGTGCTCGAAGCCTTCAAAGATCTTACGATTGCTTTTGTCTCCTTTATCATTGCTTCCTATAGCACCCGCATTGGTTACAAACGAGCTATGCTGATTGCGTTGGGAGTGGTGACACTCGCCTGCCTGCTCATGCCGCAAGTGCCAGGTTTCTGGACAACCAAACTGCTTTTTGCCGCTACAGGGGCCAGTTTTGCCCTTATTAAAGTCTCGATCTTTGCAACAATTGGCCTCATTACAAAGGATTCGAACGAGCACGCCAGTTTCATGAATTTCCTCGAATCGTTTTTTATGATTGGCGTTTTGTCGGGATACTTTATGTTCAGCGCGTTCGTCGATGATACAAACCCGCAATCGACAGCCTGGCTATCGGTTTATTACATGCTGGCGGTTATCTCGCTGATTGCTTTTCTGTTACTACTCAGCACACCGGTTGATGAATCGAGTGTTCGTCATGAGGCTAGTAAATCACTGGCTGACGATCTGGGCGATATGTTTAAACTCGCCATAACGCCGGTCGTTCTGGTGTTTGTCATGACCGCTTTCATTTACGTACTGATGGAACAGGGAATCATGAGCTGGCTGCCCACTTTTAACAGCAAAATTCTAAAATTGCCGATCTCACTCAGTATTCAGATGGCGAGCATACTGGCGGCATCGACAGCGGCCGGGCGTTTCCTGGCAGGACTGCTGCTGCGTCGGTTGTCGTGGTATTGGCTATTGATCGGTTGCCTGGTTGTGGCTGCGGGTTTGGTGTTGCTGGCTTTGCCACTGGCGAGTTCAGTTGGCGACAAAGCGGTGACGGGCTGGGGCGATGCACCCATTGCCGCATTCATTTTTCCGATGATCGGTTTACTCATTGCTCCCATTTATCCGGCTATAAACTCGGCCATTCTGAGTAGCCTGCCTTTGCGTCAGCATGGCCCGATGGCCGGCCTGATCGTCATTTTCTCAGCGCTTGGCGGAACAACCGGGTCCATCATAACGGGCCATGTGTTTGAGGCTTATGGCGGACAGACGGCATTCTATTTCTCACTCGTGCCCATCGGATTGTTGTTGGTATTGCTAACCATCTTCCGTCGGATGCAGGCCAGAACTGGTGTCGCTGATAAGCTGGTCGATGTATCCTCCGGTGGCCACTAG
- a CDS encoding GNAT family N-acetyltransferase yields MSSPNPFAPQTIQLLKHESIVVRLLEAADAPKLIAYFDGLSASTKGYFAPHPFDPATVNTICATLNPNECVRLIATSTANQAIITYVLLQAGAIPSDTDRYNSLGIDINPATDCSLAPSIADAYQSQGLGGYLMEKIIAIARTMAKKRIILWGGVQAGNSRAVRYYRKYGFAEIGTFEHNGPNYDMCLTLE; encoded by the coding sequence ATGTCTTCTCCAAACCCGTTTGCTCCTCAAACGATACAGCTCCTGAAGCATGAATCTATTGTCGTTCGTTTACTGGAAGCAGCCGACGCCCCGAAGCTTATTGCGTATTTCGACGGCTTATCCGCTTCGACTAAAGGCTACTTTGCGCCACATCCTTTCGATCCAGCAACCGTCAATACCATCTGCGCTACGTTGAATCCGAATGAATGCGTCCGGCTCATTGCCACCTCAACCGCCAACCAGGCCATTATCACCTATGTGCTCTTACAGGCTGGAGCTATACCTTCAGATACGGACCGATACAACAGTTTAGGTATTGACATAAATCCAGCGACAGACTGTTCACTGGCCCCTTCAATCGCCGATGCCTATCAGAGCCAGGGATTGGGTGGATACCTTATGGAGAAAATTATCGCGATTGCGCGAACGATGGCAAAAAAAAGAATTATTCTCTGGGGCGGAGTTCAGGCAGGAAATAGCCGGGCCGTTCGGTATTATCGAAAATATGGCTTCGCTGAGATTGGGACTTTTGAGCACAACGGCCCCAATTACGACATGTGCCTTACACTGGAATAG
- the uvrB gene encoding excinuclease ABC subunit UvrB encodes MSFKLTSEFQPTGDQPKAIEQLVKGIREGEPSQVLLGVTGSGKTFTVANLIAQTDRPTLVLSHNKTLAAQLYGEFKQFFPDNAVEYFISYYDYYQPEAFIATTNTYIEKDLAINEEIDKLRLSATSALMSGRRDVIVVASVSCIYGMGNPEEFKRNVVRIGVGEQMSRNQFLHQLVGILYSRTEGDFQRGNFRVKGDTVDLYVAYADFAYRVIFFGDEIETIQRIDPSTGKKISEERLVTIFPANLFVTGRDTLNSAMYEIQDDLVAQIRYFESEFREQEATRIRERTEFDLEMMRELGYCSGIENYSRYFDRRQPGQRPFCLLDYFPDDYLMVVDESHVTIPQIRAMWGGDRSRKTALVDYGFRLPSAMDNRPLTFQEFEDLSGQTIYVSATPSDYELRKSEGVVVEQLIRPTGLLDPEIEVRPSLNQIDDLLESIDSRIKNKERVLVTTLTKRMAEELTKYLDRVGIKTRYIHSEVKTLDRVEILRDLRLGNFDVLVGVNLLREGLDLPEVSLVAIMDADKEGFLRDIRSLIQTIGRAARNSNGKVIMYADRITGSMQKAIEETDRRRAIQMEYNTDNNITPTTVLKSRESIMGQTKVADSKVKHFYVEPEEIRIAADPVVRYMGKGDLEKVINETQSKMERAAKDLDFLEAARLRDELFQLRDRLKKETA; translated from the coding sequence ATGAGCTTTAAATTAACCTCAGAATTTCAGCCTACCGGCGATCAGCCAAAGGCTATCGAACAACTGGTCAAAGGTATAAGAGAAGGGGAACCATCGCAGGTATTACTCGGTGTAACCGGAAGCGGAAAGACATTCACTGTCGCTAACCTCATCGCCCAAACCGACCGGCCAACCCTGGTGCTGAGTCACAATAAAACGCTGGCAGCACAACTATACGGCGAGTTTAAGCAGTTCTTTCCCGACAACGCTGTCGAGTATTTTATCAGCTATTACGACTACTACCAGCCGGAAGCGTTTATTGCCACAACCAACACCTACATCGAGAAAGATCTTGCTATTAATGAAGAGATCGATAAACTGCGGCTGTCAGCTACATCGGCGCTGATGAGCGGTCGGCGCGACGTGATTGTCGTCGCATCGGTGTCGTGCATCTATGGTATGGGTAATCCCGAAGAGTTTAAGCGGAATGTTGTGCGCATTGGCGTTGGCGAACAGATGAGCCGTAACCAGTTTCTGCATCAACTGGTTGGGATTCTGTACAGCCGAACCGAAGGTGATTTCCAACGGGGAAACTTTCGCGTCAAAGGCGATACCGTTGACCTATACGTTGCCTATGCCGACTTTGCGTATCGGGTTATTTTCTTCGGCGACGAGATCGAAACCATTCAGCGAATCGACCCTTCAACGGGCAAAAAAATCTCGGAAGAACGGCTGGTTACCATCTTTCCCGCGAACCTTTTTGTAACGGGTCGCGATACGCTCAACAGCGCTATGTACGAAATTCAGGATGATCTGGTAGCGCAAATTCGCTACTTCGAGTCGGAGTTTCGGGAACAGGAAGCGACCCGTATTCGCGAGCGTACGGAGTTTGATCTGGAAATGATGCGCGAACTGGGCTACTGCTCCGGTATCGAAAACTATTCCCGTTATTTCGACCGTCGCCAGCCAGGGCAACGACCGTTCTGTCTGCTTGATTACTTCCCCGACGATTACCTAATGGTCGTCGATGAGAGTCACGTTACGATTCCGCAGATTCGGGCGATGTGGGGTGGTGACCGTTCCCGCAAAACGGCCCTTGTCGATTATGGATTTCGGTTGCCCTCGGCTATGGATAACCGACCGCTCACTTTTCAGGAGTTTGAAGATCTATCGGGGCAAACAATTTATGTATCGGCAACTCCATCCGATTATGAGCTACGGAAGAGCGAAGGCGTTGTTGTCGAGCAACTTATCCGGCCAACGGGTCTGCTTGATCCTGAAATAGAAGTACGACCGAGCCTGAACCAGATCGACGATTTGCTTGAATCCATCGATAGTCGTATCAAAAACAAGGAGCGGGTACTGGTAACAACCTTAACCAAGCGAATGGCTGAGGAGCTGACCAAATACCTCGACCGGGTTGGCATTAAAACGCGTTACATTCACTCCGAAGTAAAAACCCTCGATCGGGTCGAAATTCTGCGTGATCTGCGACTCGGAAACTTTGATGTACTGGTGGGGGTCAACCTCTTGCGGGAAGGACTTGATTTGCCGGAAGTATCGTTGGTAGCCATCATGGATGCTGACAAGGAAGGCTTCCTTCGTGACATCCGATCGCTGATCCAGACTATCGGACGGGCTGCAAGGAACTCCAACGGGAAGGTGATTATGTATGCCGATCGAATTACGGGGTCCATGCAAAAGGCCATCGAGGAAACCGATCGACGCCGGGCTATTCAGATGGAATACAATACCGACAATAATATTACGCCAACAACGGTACTTAAATCCCGTGAGTCTATCATGGGGCAGACCAAAGTTGCCGACTCGAAGGTCAAGCATTTCTATGTGGAGCCCGAAGAAATCCGAATTGCTGCTGATCCTGTGGTGCGATACATGGGCAAAGGCGATCTGGAAAAAGTCATAAACGAAACCCAGTCCAAAATGGAGCGTGCGGCCAAAGATCTCGACTTTCTGGAGGCTGCCCGCCTACGCGACGAGCTGTTTCAGTTACGCGATCGACTGAAGAAGGAAACAGCTTAG
- a CDS encoding S41 family peptidase, which produces MESGESFNKDTTGQKPTRSEIQNSKATVRLPMLLGITLAGGMLIGATFFGGSKSLNTIGRGYTKYREILQLIENNYVDTVNTDELVDFSIEKMLEKLDPHTAYMNPQDAVAARSQLEGGFDGIGVEFNIFKDTVYVVTPLAGGPSETAGILSGDKIIKVDDTPLAGKKIENSAVFKALRGKRGTDVKLTILRKNEKEPKVFTITRDRIPTYSVDAAYMIDNKTGYIKVNRFSETTYDEFKTALTALKGQGMTQLLMDLRNNPGGYMDRATSIADEFIAGNKLLVYTDGKDNRYDRQTFARIAGQFEEGPMIVLVDEGSASASEIVAGALQDHDRALIAGRRSFGKGLVQMPVTLSDGSELRLTISRYYTPSGRSIQKPYVPGHEGDYEKDLEQRSKRGEYYIADSIKNDPKLKFKTDGGRVVYGGGGITPDYFIPRDSTWQTSYLVQLYSKNIIREFAMEYTNENRKKLEKLPFTEFDRTVTINDEQMNKLIKDATDEGVKFNEKEYNRSKNYIRTQIKALVARTIYQKNNKGGQNNEFFRVIGESDDTYQKALKLFDRADKLEHGMFTYNAPEKK; this is translated from the coding sequence ATGGAGTCAGGAGAGAGCTTCAATAAAGATACGACGGGGCAAAAGCCGACCCGTTCAGAGATTCAAAACAGTAAGGCAACGGTCCGTTTACCCATGCTGTTGGGTATTACACTGGCTGGGGGAATGCTCATCGGAGCCACGTTTTTTGGTGGTTCGAAGAGCCTGAATACCATTGGGCGAGGCTATACCAAATACCGGGAAATCCTTCAACTGATCGAGAACAACTATGTCGATACGGTTAATACCGACGAGCTGGTCGATTTCTCCATTGAGAAGATGCTCGAAAAGCTTGATCCGCACACGGCCTACATGAACCCGCAGGACGCGGTTGCTGCCCGGTCGCAACTGGAAGGCGGTTTCGATGGCATAGGGGTCGAGTTCAATATTTTCAAGGACACGGTCTATGTTGTAACACCGCTGGCCGGTGGACCATCAGAAACGGCCGGAATTCTGAGTGGCGATAAGATCATTAAAGTAGATGATACACCTCTGGCCGGGAAGAAGATCGAAAACAGTGCCGTATTTAAAGCATTGCGTGGAAAACGGGGCACGGATGTCAAATTAACCATTCTGCGCAAAAATGAAAAAGAGCCTAAGGTCTTTACCATTACCCGCGATCGGATTCCGACCTACTCGGTCGATGCCGCCTATATGATCGACAATAAAACCGGCTACATTAAGGTCAATCGGTTTTCCGAAACAACGTACGATGAGTTCAAAACAGCGTTAACGGCGCTGAAGGGACAGGGAATGACCCAACTGCTGATGGATCTTCGTAATAATCCCGGTGGTTACATGGACCGCGCAACCAGCATCGCTGATGAGTTTATTGCAGGCAACAAATTACTGGTTTATACGGATGGGAAAGACAATCGCTATGATCGCCAGACATTTGCCCGCATTGCCGGACAGTTTGAAGAAGGGCCAATGATTGTGCTGGTTGATGAAGGCAGCGCATCGGCCTCTGAAATTGTGGCGGGTGCCTTGCAGGATCACGACCGGGCGCTGATAGCAGGTCGACGTTCGTTCGGTAAAGGGCTGGTTCAGATGCCCGTTACGTTGTCTGATGGCTCTGAACTGCGGTTAACGATCTCACGCTATTACACACCCAGTGGTCGTAGCATCCAGAAGCCCTACGTGCCGGGTCACGAAGGTGATTACGAGAAAGATCTCGAACAACGGTCAAAGCGGGGCGAATACTACATTGCCGACTCAATCAAGAACGATCCAAAGCTGAAGTTCAAAACCGATGGCGGACGGGTTGTTTATGGGGGTGGTGGCATTACACCCGATTATTTTATTCCGCGGGATTCAACCTGGCAGACAAGCTATCTGGTGCAGTTGTATAGCAAAAACATCATCCGTGAGTTCGCGATGGAATATACGAATGAGAACCGGAAGAAGTTGGAAAAACTGCCCTTTACGGAGTTCGATCGGACTGTTACGATCAATGATGAGCAGATGAACAAACTCATCAAAGACGCAACAGACGAAGGGGTGAAGTTTAACGAGAAAGAGTATAATCGCTCGAAAAACTATATTCGGACGCAGATTAAGGCACTCGTTGCCCGCACAATCTATCAGAAAAACAATAAAGGCGGTCAGAACAATGAGTTCTTCCGCGTTATCGGCGAATCGGACGATACCTACCAGAAAGCGCTGAAACTTTTCGACAGAGCCGATAAGCTCGAACACGGCATGTTTACCTACAACGCGCCGGAGAAAAAATAA
- a CDS encoding Crp/Fnr family transcriptional regulator: protein MFEPFFRYLSLFKSIPEADRKLIESALTYHILAENEYLLKEGSVSHRLYFICQGIVRIVAQNEQGKEVTHFFLKENQLVTILESFTNDTPAKESIQAACDAEVIAISKSSLLDLYEKIPYLKELISYLTQQTLLTKIQTRNAYLGQDATARYQQFLLRQPEIAMRVSLQDIASYLGITQQSLSRIRKNSR from the coding sequence ATGTTTGAGCCTTTTTTTCGATACCTGAGCCTTTTTAAAAGCATTCCGGAGGCTGACCGTAAGCTGATAGAATCGGCCTTAACGTACCATATCCTGGCCGAAAATGAGTATCTGCTTAAAGAGGGTTCCGTTAGTCATAGGCTGTATTTCATTTGCCAGGGCATTGTGCGGATTGTGGCTCAGAACGAACAGGGAAAAGAAGTAACCCACTTCTTTCTGAAAGAAAATCAGCTGGTTACCATTCTCGAAAGTTTCACAAACGATACCCCAGCTAAAGAAAGTATCCAGGCCGCCTGTGATGCAGAAGTGATTGCCATCTCGAAAAGCAGTCTGCTGGACTTATATGAGAAGATACCCTATCTGAAAGAACTGATCAGTTATCTCACTCAACAGACCCTTTTGACAAAAATCCAGACCCGTAATGCCTACCTGGGTCAGGACGCTACGGCGCGCTATCAACAGTTTTTGCTCCGGCAACCTGAAATTGCCATGCGGGTTTCGCTACAGGACATTGCCTCCTATCTGGGTATTACGCAGCAATCGCTGAGTCGAATTCGTAAAAATAGCCGCTAA